Proteins found in one Larimichthys crocea isolate SSNF chromosome I, L_crocea_2.0, whole genome shotgun sequence genomic segment:
- the LOC109141594 gene encoding olfactory receptor 4D5 — translation MHFLCNVTMIEGQTQINSTVFYMVKMVTMSVSCTLNTILSLPLLLVIVRSPSLLRHTRFFLLTHLLLCNNLQQLTWTIKASVLRARECMPVTQCLILCAVSQACSLVDLFLSTTLAVDRLIAIKWPLHYEFLMCPHRKRIIVAAIWILSAVLPTVPLCIILNTIQFNFPIPRCRPLFLTPCLSQTSASVLYCTVVTAVVLPLCFLVILGCFCLLGWDMRASLLCTKRAWVTLTLQIAQTILFSIPFVMDSYLIPGYMHNDALDIATTLIYNLGLTLIPLVYGYRSRELQQRIQQAAHRNKISDPN, via the exons ATGCATTTCCTCTGCAATGTCACAATGATTGAGGGTCAGACACAGATCAACTCCACCGTCTTCTACATGGTCAAGATGGTGACCATGAGTGTGAGCTGCACCTTGAACACCATACTCAGTCTTCCTTTACTCCTGGTCATCGTTCGCTCCCCATCCCTCCTCCGACACACTCGCTTTTTTCTCCTTACACACCTCCTTCTGTGTAACAACCTCCAG CAGCTCACCTGGACAATCAAAGCAAGTGTCTTAAGAGCCAGAGAATGTATGCCTGTGACCCAGTGTCTGATCCTCTGTGCTGTTAGCCAGGCCTGCTCATTG GTGGACCTCTTCCTGAGCACCACTCTGGCTGTGGACCGCTTGATAGCTATCAAGTGGCCCCTGCACTATGAGTTCCTGATGTGTCCCCATCGGAAGAGGATAATTGTTGCAGCCATATGGATCTTATCAGCTGTGCTCCCCACTGTGCCTTTGTGTATCATCCTCAACACCATCCAGTTTAATTTTCCCATTCCCCGCTGTCGACCCCTCTTCCTGACTCCCTGCCTGTCACAAACATCAGCTTCGGTATTATATTGCACTGTGGTGACAGCTGTGGTTctgcctctctgttttctgGTCATCTTGGGATGCTTCTGCCTGCTCGGTTGGGACATGCGTGCAAGCCTGCTCTGCACCAAGAGAGCATGGGTGACTCTGACCCTCCAGATAGCTCAGACCATCCTCTTTTCTATTCCTTTTGTCATGGACAGCTACCTGATCCCTGGCTACATGCACAACGATGCTTTAGATATAGCAACCACCCTGATCTACAACCTGGGGTTGACACTCATCCCTCTGGTCTATGGCTACCGCTCACGGGAGCTGCAGCAAAGGATACAACAAGCTGCACACAGGAACAAAATCAGTGACCCAAATTAG
- the cetn2 gene encoding caltractin codes for MATSAKRPSLQGPVPPPRKKTTPKPELTEEQKQEIREAFELFDTDGSGYIDVKELKVAMRALGFEPKKEEIKKMISEVDKDGTGKISFVDFLAVMTQKMAEKDSKEEILKAFRLFDDDETGKISFKNLKRVAKELGENLTDEELQEMIDEADRDGDGEVNQQEFLRIMKKTCLY; via the exons ATG GCAACCAGTGCCAAGAGACCATCCCTGCAGGGTCCTGTGCCACCCCCTCGCAAGAAGACAACCCCCAAACCTGAGCTGACCGAGGAGCAGAAGCAGGAGATCAGGGAGGCCTTTGAGCTGTTCGACACAGATGGATCCGGATACATCGATGTGAAAGAGCTCAAG GTCGCCATGAGGGCTCTGGGGTTTGAGCCGAAGAAAGAGGAGATCAAGAAAATGATTAGTGAGGTGGATAAAGATGGCACAGGGAAAATCTCTTTCGTGGACTTCCTTGCTGTCATGACACAGAAAATG GCCGAGAAGGACTCCAAAGAGGAGATCCTGAAAGCTTTCCGCCTGTTCGACGATGACGAGACGGGCAAGATCTCATTCAAGAATCTGAAGAGAGTAGCAAAAGAGCTGGGCGAGAACCTCacagatgaagagctgcag GAGATGATCGATGAAGCAGACAGGGACGGAGACGGAGAAGTGAACCAGCAGGAGTTCCTGCGCATTATGAAGAAAACCTGCCTGTACTGA
- the nsdhl gene encoding sterol-4-alpha-carboxylate 3-dehydrogenase, decarboxylating, whose amino-acid sequence MVRVVARADCSMATRVRPSSKRCAVIGGSGFLGRHLVEKLLDRGYSVSVFDIRQSYELPGVTFHQGDLCDKQALLPALKDVSLVFHCASPAPASDDRRLFERVNIQGTRTVIQACVESGVQKLVLTSSASVVFEGTDIKNGKEDLPYAKKPIDYYTQTKIEQEKLVLEACDKEKGFLTVAIRPHGIFGPRDPQLVPILVDTARRGKMKFIIGDGTNLVDFTFVENVVHGHILAAERLRSDSPSCGKPYHITNDEPIRFWDFMSEVLVGLGYAAPRYHLPYTLVYTLALLLWLLALILRPLMSFKPTFTPMRVALAGTHHYYSCDRAKQDLGYKPVVSLKEGIARTVQSYPHLKQGA is encoded by the exons ATGGTTCGTGTAGTTGCACGCGCCGACTGCAG TATGGCCACGCGTGTACGACCG AGCAGCAAGAGGTGTGCAGTCATCGGGGGCTCTGGTTTCTTGGGCAGACACTTGGTGGAGAAGCTGCTGGATCGAGGttactctgtctctgtgtttgacaTCCGACAGAGCTACGAGCTGCCTGGTGTCACCTTCCACCAGGGAGACCTCTGCGACAAACAG GCTCTGCTGCCAGCTCTGAAGGACGTGTCCCTGGTGTTTCACTGCGCCTCCCCAGCCCCTGCCAGCGATGACCGCAGGCTGTTTGAGCGGGTCAACATTCAGGGCACACGCACTGTTATTCAGGCCTGCGTTGAGTCTGGAGTACAG aaattGGTCCTGACAAGCAGTGCCAGCGTGGTGTTTGAAGGGACAGACATTAAGAATGGAAAAGAGGATTTACCGTACGCCAAGAAACCCATCGACTATTACACGCAGACCAAGATCGAGCAAGAAAAG TTGGTCCTCGAGGCTTGTGACAAGGAGAAGGGTTTCCTCACAGTTGCCATCCGGCCTCATGGCATCTTTGGCCCTCGGGATCCACAGCTGGTTCCTATCCTAGTGGACACGGCTCGCAGGGGCAAGATGAAGTTCATCATTGG TGATGGGACCAATTTGGTGGATTTCACCTTTGTGGAGAATGTAGTTCATGGCCACATCCTGGCTGCTGAACGCCTGAGGTCAGACTCTCCCTCATGTGGAAAA CCGTACCACATCACCAACGACGAGCCGATTCGTTTCTGGGACTTTATGTCTGAGGTGTTGGTGGGTCTTGGATACGCTGCTCCTCGCTACCACCTCCCCTACACTCTTGTGTACACACTCGCTCTGCTCCTCTGGCTGCTGGCCCTGATCCTGCGCCCTCTAATGTCCTTTAAACCCACCTTTACACCAATGAGAGTGGCCCTGGCTGGAACCCACCACTACTACAGCTGTGACCGCGCCAAGCAGGACTTAGGCTACAAACCTGTAGTCAGCCTGAAGGAGGGGATAGCACGCACAGTGCAGAGCTACCCTCATCTCAAACAAGGGGCTTGA